A window of Desulfovibrio legallii contains these coding sequences:
- a CDS encoding transposase, with translation WRHIRTNNPLERLNREIRRRTRVVGSFPDGHAALMLVAARLRYMAGQKWGTQRYLCMSREEAE, from the coding sequence CTGGCGGCATATTCGGACAAATAACCCGCTCGAAAGGCTGAATCGTGAAATTCGGCGGCGAACGCGGGTGGTGGGGAGCTTTCCCGATGGGCACGCGGCCTTAATGCTGGTAGCGGCCCGGCTGCGCTATATGGCGGGCCAGAAATGGGGCACACAGCGGTATCTGTGCATGTCCAGGGAGGAAGCAGAATAG